The following proteins are co-located in the Spinactinospora alkalitolerans genome:
- the egtC gene encoding ergothioneine biosynthesis protein EgtC: MCRHMAYLGPPQTLHELLYASAHSLHAQSYAPREQVHGSVNADGFGVGWYDPVRSEPVRYRRAMPIWADASFADVARVTRSACVVAAVRDATVGFPVDESCAQPFRADTWLFSHNGVVADYESVAEALGPPIPSGVLDARAPVDSAPLFAMAVRLWRKGESMERALAAVAEAARSCSSGRYNLLAADGTRLAATACGDTLYVRHGDGSVLIASEPCDDDPAWRRVPDDSLVTATTDDVTITAVR, translated from the coding sequence ATGTGCCGACACATGGCCTACCTCGGGCCGCCCCAGACCCTGCACGAGCTGCTGTATGCCTCCGCGCACTCGCTGCACGCGCAGTCCTACGCGCCGCGCGAGCAGGTGCACGGTTCGGTCAACGCCGACGGGTTCGGGGTCGGCTGGTACGACCCCGTCCGCTCCGAGCCCGTGCGCTACCGCCGCGCCATGCCGATCTGGGCCGACGCCTCCTTCGCCGACGTCGCCCGGGTCACCCGCTCCGCCTGCGTCGTCGCCGCGGTGCGCGACGCGACCGTGGGGTTCCCCGTGGACGAGTCCTGCGCGCAGCCCTTCCGCGCCGACACCTGGCTGTTCAGCCACAACGGCGTGGTCGCCGACTACGAGTCCGTCGCCGAGGCGCTGGGCCCGCCCATCCCCTCCGGGGTCCTGGACGCGCGGGCGCCGGTGGACTCGGCCCCGCTGTTCGCCATGGCCGTGCGGCTGTGGCGCAAGGGCGAGTCCATGGAGCGGGCGCTGGCCGCCGTCGCCGAGGCGGCCCGCTCCTGCTCCTCCGGCCGCTACAACCTGCTCGCCGCCGACGGCACCCGGCTCGCCGCCACCGCCTGCGGCGACACGCTCTACGTGCGCCACGGCGACGGCTCGGTCCTGATCGCCTCCGAGCCCTGCGACGACGACCCCGCCTGGCGGCGCGTCCCCGACGACTCGCTGGTCACGGCCACCACCGACGACGTCACCATCACGGCCGTCCGATGA
- a CDS encoding DUF350 domain-containing protein: MDLLYNIGACLAYGVVGTLLMALGYIAVDLLTPGKLHELIWTDRNRNATLIVAANTLGTALVVVSAILASEEGLANGLISTAAYGAVGLALMAASFLILDALTPGRLGSIVGDNELHPAAWVNASAHIAVALVVAAAIS; encoded by the coding sequence ATGGACCTGCTCTACAACATCGGCGCCTGCCTCGCCTACGGCGTCGTCGGCACGCTGCTCATGGCGCTGGGCTACATCGCCGTCGACCTGCTCACCCCCGGCAAGCTGCACGAGCTGATCTGGACCGACCGCAACCGCAACGCCACCCTCATCGTGGCCGCCAACACCCTCGGAACCGCGCTCGTCGTGGTCTCGGCGATCCTGGCCAGCGAGGAGGGACTGGCCAACGGGCTGATCAGCACGGCGGCCTACGGCGCGGTCGGCCTGGCGCTGATGGCCGCCTCGTTCCTCATCCTCGACGCGCTCACCCCGGGCAGGCTCGGCTCGATCGTCGGCGACAACGAGCTGCACCCGGCGGCCTGGGTCAACGCCAGCGCCCACATCGCCGTCGCCCTGGTCGTCGCCGCGGCCATCTCCTGA
- a CDS encoding methyltransferase domain-containing protein, whose amino-acid sequence MAVRLMARTLRGLEDIAAREIEEQGLGEVEYLRHREVWCAAAAPDPRLLGLRTVDDLFLLAAVIDGVGHTKADLPSFAELARDAPLRELLGTRRACGGPDTASGVDVAASFLGRRNYNRYDIEDTVGEQVAAALRLPYHSRRGGSAPPKGSASFRVTVEGEQAVLALRIAERPLHRRPYKEASTPGTTHPPLAAAMARLSGTEPGMRVLDPCCGMGTILIESCGVTPGARLLGSDSDMEVPAAAAANAAAAGADGAGAIAWAVADAGRMPVASARIDRVVSNPPWDRQVEAHAALAGHPERFYSEVRRVLAPQGSAVLLLHEAEEHLAHAKSAGLQPRDVISVGLFGARPSIVTLTP is encoded by the coding sequence ATGGCTGTTCGCCTGATGGCGCGGACGCTGCGCGGCCTTGAGGACATCGCGGCGCGGGAGATCGAGGAGCAGGGCCTGGGCGAGGTGGAGTATCTGCGCCATCGCGAGGTGTGGTGCGCCGCGGCCGCCCCCGACCCCCGGCTTCTCGGCCTCCGCACCGTCGACGACCTGTTCCTCCTGGCCGCGGTCATCGACGGTGTCGGGCACACGAAGGCCGACCTGCCCTCCTTCGCCGAGCTCGCGCGTGACGCGCCGCTGCGCGAGCTGCTCGGGACGCGCCGTGCGTGCGGCGGCCCCGATACGGCCTCAGGGGTGGACGTCGCCGCGTCGTTCCTCGGTCGGCGCAACTACAACAGGTACGACATCGAGGACACCGTGGGCGAGCAGGTGGCGGCCGCTCTGCGGCTGCCGTACCACTCCCGTCGGGGCGGGAGCGCGCCGCCGAAGGGGAGCGCGTCCTTCCGGGTCACGGTGGAGGGGGAGCAGGCGGTGCTGGCGCTGCGCATCGCCGAGCGGCCCCTGCACCGCCGCCCCTACAAGGAGGCGTCGACGCCCGGCACCACGCACCCTCCGCTCGCCGCGGCCATGGCCCGGCTGTCCGGCACCGAGCCGGGGATGCGCGTGCTCGACCCCTGCTGCGGGATGGGCACGATCCTGATCGAGTCCTGCGGCGTCACCCCTGGCGCACGGCTGCTCGGCTCGGACAGCGACATGGAGGTTCCCGCGGCGGCCGCGGCCAACGCCGCTGCGGCGGGCGCCGACGGAGCGGGTGCGATCGCCTGGGCGGTCGCCGACGCCGGCCGGATGCCGGTCGCCTCCGCCCGCATCGATCGGGTCGTCAGCAATCCGCCATGGGACCGCCAGGTCGAGGCGCACGCCGCCTTGGCGGGACATCCGGAGCGGTTCTACAGCGAAGTCAGGCGCGTGCTGGCCCCCCAGGGGTCGGCGGTGCTGCTCCTGCACGAGGCGGAGGAGCACCTCGCGCACGCGAAGTCAGCGGGGCTCCAGCCGCGCGACGTCATCTCGGTCGGCCTGTTCGGCGCGCGCCCCTCGATCGTGACGCTCACTCCGTGA
- a CDS encoding zinc-dependent alcohol dehydrogenase — protein MKAVVWRGVGDIRLEDVAEPSISDPQDAVVQITTSALCGTDLHMVRGTLPGMQPGTVLGHEGVGVVTEVGSQVRNFQPGDRVVIPSTIGCGTCSYCRAGYFAQCDNANPGGKRAGTAFFGGPEATGSFPGLQAERVRVPFANVGLVALPEQVSDEEAILISDIFPTAWFGARLADISPGDTVAVMGCGPVGLFSILSARMQGAGRVLAVDGVRSRLEQARTLHAEVIDYNAEDPVATMVELTGGIGPDRVIDAVGVDAERPKEGPAAQGSSQDDFEAERSRIVPQARPEGRTWIPGDAPSQAAQWAVEAVAKAGTLSIIGVYPPSMTSFPIGAAMNKNLTLKMGNCNHRKYIPELIELVAGGTVDITSVLTQEMPIGDVMEAYRAFDHREPGWTKVAITTA, from the coding sequence GTGAAAGCCGTTGTGTGGCGTGGTGTCGGAGACATCAGGCTGGAGGACGTCGCCGAGCCGTCGATCAGTGACCCGCAGGACGCCGTCGTGCAGATCACGACCAGCGCGCTCTGCGGAACCGACCTGCACATGGTGCGGGGGACGCTGCCGGGCATGCAGCCGGGGACGGTCCTCGGCCACGAGGGCGTCGGCGTGGTCACCGAGGTCGGCTCGCAGGTGCGCAACTTCCAGCCGGGCGACCGGGTCGTCATCCCCTCCACGATCGGCTGCGGCACGTGCAGCTACTGCCGCGCCGGCTACTTCGCCCAGTGCGACAACGCCAACCCCGGCGGCAAGCGCGCGGGGACGGCGTTCTTCGGCGGGCCGGAGGCGACCGGGTCCTTCCCCGGGCTCCAGGCCGAGCGCGTGCGGGTACCCTTCGCCAACGTCGGACTCGTCGCGCTGCCCGAGCAGGTGAGCGACGAAGAGGCCATCCTGATCTCCGACATCTTCCCGACGGCCTGGTTCGGCGCGCGACTGGCCGACATCAGCCCGGGGGACACCGTCGCGGTCATGGGGTGCGGGCCGGTGGGCCTCTTCTCGATCCTGAGCGCCCGGATGCAGGGCGCCGGCCGGGTGCTGGCCGTCGACGGGGTGCGCAGCCGCCTGGAGCAGGCGCGCACGCTGCACGCCGAGGTCATCGACTACAACGCCGAGGACCCGGTGGCCACCATGGTCGAGCTCACCGGGGGGATCGGGCCGGACCGGGTGATCGACGCCGTGGGCGTCGACGCCGAGCGCCCCAAGGAGGGGCCCGCCGCGCAGGGGTCGTCGCAGGACGACTTCGAGGCCGAGCGCTCCCGGATCGTGCCCCAGGCCCGTCCCGAGGGCCGGACCTGGATCCCGGGCGACGCGCCGTCCCAGGCGGCGCAGTGGGCCGTGGAGGCCGTGGCCAAGGCGGGGACGCTGTCGATCATCGGGGTCTACCCGCCGTCCATGACGAGCTTCCCGATCGGCGCCGCCATGAACAAGAACCTGACGCTGAAGATGGGCAACTGCAACCACCGCAAGTACATCCCGGAGCTGATCGAACTGGTCGCCGGCGGGACGGTCGACATCACCTCGGTGCTCACCCAGGAGATGCCGATCGGCGACGTGATGGAGGCCTACCGCGCCTTCGACCACCGCGAGCCCGGCTGGACGAAGGTGGCGATCACGACCGCGTAG
- a CDS encoding BCCT family transporter — translation MLDNLARRFGLRTNPQIFFVSTLLAVIFVVGTILFTEQVNELFSSMTGFILSSLSWFYILGVTVFLGFLIWIALSRFGAVRLGGPDARPEYSNGAWFAMLFAAGIGTILMFWGVAEPINHYANPPQAPVGMSTEEFAQTAGAAKQAITFTNYHFALHTWAIFTLPALAFSYFIFKRGLPMRVSSIFHPFLGDRIHGPIGKVIDVTTILGTLFGLSVSIGLGSAQINSGLAHLFGLPTDTDNPVTLVNQLVIIAVITAIATISVALGLDKGIKRLSNINIVMAIGLLIFVFFAGSTLFLAKGVVEQTGDYLARIIPLAFWNDTYADTGWQDGWTVFYWAWTITWAPFIGIFVARISKGRTIRQFVTGVLGLPSLFSVVWFGVFGLASFDIEQNNPGALVTPVVEEGDIPGALFAFLGAFPVPETITTVIALIAVVIVAIFFITSADSAALVIDMMCSGDQNTLPPARQRIFWAILGGLVALALVGGAGAAALDALAEVITVVGLPFFIMSFLMMASLVSALRKDPDVPGNEALRHQEHERPDSGTDSEPEPEPATARADGD, via the coding sequence ATGCTAGATAACCTCGCCCGCAGGTTCGGGCTACGCACCAATCCACAGATCTTCTTCGTCTCCACACTGCTAGCGGTCATATTCGTCGTTGGGACGATTCTCTTCACCGAGCAGGTGAACGAACTCTTCAGCAGCATGACGGGATTCATCCTGTCGTCTCTCAGCTGGTTCTACATCCTCGGGGTCACGGTCTTCCTGGGATTCCTGATCTGGATTGCACTGAGCCGATTCGGCGCGGTGCGCCTCGGCGGCCCCGACGCGCGTCCGGAGTACAGCAACGGGGCCTGGTTCGCGATGCTCTTCGCCGCAGGCATCGGCACCATTCTGATGTTCTGGGGCGTTGCGGAGCCCATCAACCACTACGCCAATCCGCCGCAGGCGCCGGTCGGGATGAGCACCGAGGAGTTCGCCCAGACCGCGGGTGCCGCCAAGCAGGCGATCACCTTCACCAACTACCATTTCGCCCTGCACACCTGGGCGATCTTCACCCTGCCCGCGCTCGCCTTCTCCTACTTCATCTTCAAGCGCGGGCTGCCGATGCGGGTCAGCTCGATCTTCCACCCGTTCCTCGGCGACCGGATCCACGGCCCCATCGGCAAGGTCATCGACGTCACCACGATCCTGGGCACGCTGTTCGGCCTGTCGGTGTCCATCGGGCTGGGCTCGGCGCAGATCAACAGCGGGCTCGCCCACCTGTTCGGCCTGCCGACCGACACCGACAACCCGGTCACCCTGGTCAACCAGCTCGTCATCATCGCGGTCATCACCGCGATCGCGACCATCTCGGTGGCGCTCGGCCTGGACAAGGGCATCAAGCGGCTGTCCAACATCAACATCGTGATGGCGATCGGGCTGCTGATCTTCGTGTTCTTCGCCGGGTCGACGCTGTTCCTCGCCAAGGGCGTGGTCGAGCAGACGGGCGACTACCTCGCCAGGATCATCCCGCTCGCGTTCTGGAACGACACCTACGCCGACACCGGGTGGCAGGACGGCTGGACGGTGTTCTACTGGGCGTGGACCATCACGTGGGCCCCGTTCATCGGGATCTTCGTCGCCCGCATCTCCAAGGGGCGCACGATCCGGCAGTTCGTGACGGGGGTGCTGGGCCTGCCCTCCCTGTTCAGCGTGGTCTGGTTCGGCGTCTTCGGCCTGGCCTCGTTCGACATCGAGCAGAACAACCCGGGAGCGCTGGTCACCCCGGTCGTGGAGGAGGGCGACATCCCCGGCGCGCTGTTCGCCTTCCTGGGGGCGTTCCCGGTGCCCGAGACCATCACCACCGTGATCGCGCTGATCGCGGTGGTGATCGTGGCGATCTTCTTCATCACCTCGGCCGACTCCGCCGCCCTGGTCATCGACATGATGTGCAGCGGAGACCAGAACACGCTGCCTCCGGCGCGCCAGCGCATCTTCTGGGCGATCCTGGGAGGCCTGGTGGCGCTCGCCTTGGTCGGCGGTGCCGGGGCGGCCGCGCTGGACGCCCTGGCCGAGGTCATCACCGTGGTCGGCCTGCCGTTCTTCATCATGTCGTTCCTGATGATGGCCTCGCTGGTCTCCGCCCTGCGCAAGGATCCCGACGTACCGGGCAACGAGGCGCTGCGGCACCAGGAGCACGAGCGGCCCGACTCCGGGACCGACAGCGAACCCGAGCCCGAGCCGGCGACGGCGCGCGCGGACGGCGACTGA
- a CDS encoding DUF4178 domain-containing protein yields MVLVLIAAGVLAVLAVLLYLLWRSRRAPAPPDAGSPRPPRDPFADVAETSGDPTRIKAGDMLDFGTERTWIRGSLRLSEGGYDWAEHFLEVEEGRRWLSVEEDPDVQMVMWTARPELDLTPHADTLELEGVRYRLVERGTASYRSEGTTGLRAQGGMDYADYEAPQGRHLAFERFDHGRWEPSLGVAVAPGSFTVYPGS; encoded by the coding sequence CTGGTGCTGGTCCTGATCGCGGCGGGGGTACTCGCCGTGCTCGCTGTGCTGCTGTACCTGCTGTGGCGCTCACGCCGCGCGCCCGCCCCGCCCGATGCGGGGTCCCCGCGGCCCCCGCGCGACCCGTTCGCCGACGTCGCCGAGACCAGCGGCGACCCCACCCGGATCAAGGCCGGCGACATGCTGGACTTCGGGACCGAGCGGACCTGGATCCGCGGCAGCCTCCGGCTGTCGGAGGGGGGCTACGACTGGGCCGAGCACTTCCTGGAGGTCGAGGAGGGGCGCCGCTGGCTCTCGGTCGAGGAGGACCCCGACGTCCAGATGGTCATGTGGACGGCCCGGCCCGAACTCGACCTCACCCCCCACGCCGACACCCTCGAACTGGAGGGCGTCCGCTACCGGCTGGTGGAGCGCGGCACCGCCTCCTACCGCTCCGAAGGCACCACGGGACTGCGCGCCCAGGGCGGCATGGACTACGCCGACTACGAGGCGCCGCAGGGGCGGCACCTGGCGTTCGAGCGCTTCGACCACGGCCGGTGGGAGCCGAGCCTCGGCGTCGCCGTCGCGCCCGGCTCCTTCACCGTCTACCCGGGAAGCTGA
- the egtD gene encoding L-histidine N(alpha)-methyltransferase yields the protein MLRIDRHLTADDLAKALRRDVWDGLTSAPKTLPPKWFYDERGSALFEEITRLREYYPTRAERAVLAARAAEIAAVTGADTLVELGSGSGEKTRLLLDALRGAGTLRRFVPVDVSGDFLEEAAAKVARDHPDMAVHAVVADFERHLHLLPTGGRRLVAMLGSTIGNQTPAQRGSFLRDLRTALGAGDSLLLGLDLVKDPGRLLAAYDDARGVTAEFNRNVLRVINRELGADFRVGAYTHAAVWNAEAEWIEMRLRAVEEQRVRIAGLDLTVGFARGEELRTEISAKFRPEAIGTELAGAGFALVRSWTDPAGDFTVVVAEPG from the coding sequence ATGTTGCGCATCGACCGCCATCTCACCGCCGACGACCTGGCCAAGGCGCTGCGCCGCGACGTCTGGGACGGCCTGACCTCCGCGCCCAAGACCCTGCCGCCCAAGTGGTTCTACGACGAACGCGGCAGCGCCCTGTTCGAGGAGATCACCCGGCTGCGGGAGTACTACCCGACCCGCGCCGAACGCGCCGTCCTGGCCGCCCGCGCTGCTGAGATCGCCGCCGTCACCGGCGCCGACACGCTGGTGGAACTGGGGTCGGGGTCGGGGGAGAAGACCCGGCTGCTGCTGGACGCGCTGCGCGGGGCCGGCACGCTGCGGCGCTTCGTGCCCGTCGACGTCAGCGGGGACTTCCTGGAGGAGGCGGCGGCCAAGGTCGCCCGGGACCACCCCGACATGGCCGTGCACGCCGTGGTCGCCGACTTCGAGCGGCACCTGCACCTGCTCCCCACCGGAGGGCGGCGCCTGGTCGCGATGCTGGGCTCCACGATCGGCAACCAGACGCCGGCGCAGCGCGGCTCCTTCCTGCGCGACCTGCGCACGGCGCTGGGGGCCGGCGACTCCCTGCTCCTCGGCCTGGATCTGGTGAAGGACCCCGGGCGCCTGCTGGCGGCCTACGACGACGCGCGCGGCGTGACCGCCGAGTTCAACCGCAACGTGCTGCGGGTCATCAACCGCGAGCTCGGAGCCGACTTCCGGGTCGGCGCCTACACCCACGCCGCCGTCTGGAACGCCGAGGCCGAGTGGATCGAGATGCGGCTGCGCGCGGTGGAGGAGCAGCGCGTGCGCATCGCGGGGCTCGACCTCACGGTCGGCTTCGCGCGGGGGGAGGAGCTGCGCACCGAGATCTCGGCGAAGTTCCGCCCCGAGGCGATCGGGACCGAGCTGGCCGGCGCGGGGTTCGCGCTCGTGCGGTCCTGGACCGATCCCGCGGGCGACTTCACCGTGGTGGTCGCCGAGCCGGGGTAG
- a CDS encoding DUF2617 family protein gives MRQTITEPFVDTRAADLTWTLEHPPVEPLAARVLESGDGAVRIELRILGASHQVLLEAGRERLAETVACLPGAAGGLPRHAASSAAGPHHYDFASSVRRLGPEAFAEEVAQASLAVADHPRGLLATFPGDSLAVTGLVTETDGRTLRWRSWHAYPQSGELVTTTTSVSLRRSTPRPETETPGDAL, from the coding sequence GTGCGGCAGACGATCACCGAGCCGTTCGTCGACACCAGGGCCGCCGACCTGACCTGGACCCTGGAACACCCGCCCGTCGAGCCCCTGGCCGCGCGCGTGCTGGAGTCCGGCGACGGCGCGGTCCGGATCGAACTGCGGATCCTGGGCGCCTCCCACCAGGTCCTGCTGGAGGCGGGTCGGGAGCGCCTGGCCGAGACCGTGGCCTGCCTGCCCGGCGCCGCCGGCGGGCTGCCGCGCCACGCGGCCTCCTCAGCCGCCGGGCCGCACCACTACGACTTCGCGAGCTCGGTGCGGCGTCTGGGCCCCGAGGCGTTCGCCGAAGAGGTGGCGCAGGCGAGCCTGGCCGTCGCCGACCACCCGCGCGGGCTGCTCGCCACCTTCCCCGGCGACTCCCTCGCGGTCACCGGGCTGGTCACCGAGACCGACGGCCGCACGCTCCGCTGGCGCAGTTGGCACGCCTACCCGCAGAGCGGCGAGCTCGTGACGACGACGACATCGGTTTCCCTGCGCCGATCCACCCCCAGACCGGAAACGGAGACGCCCGGCGATGCCCTTTGA
- a CDS encoding polyamine aminopropyltransferase, producing the protein MSDTATAPAAAGSEDPGPLRMPVRPRAARFLVLLAVFVCAACGLVYELALVALGSYLLGNTITQASVVLSVMVFAMGVGSLAAKRLARRPAFFFAVVEGALSLVGGLSVLLLYAAFAWFSLYQPALVAIAFVIGVLIGAEIPLLMTMIQRIRRQDAASAVADLFAADYVGGLIGGLAFPFLLLPLLGLPKGALVVGALNAVVGVAVVLWLFRGALSRRGRVLLSAGLVLVLAGLGTAFALSERFEVDARQALYRDPVVYAQRSDYQEIVLTRSFDGVDTRLFLNGDLQFSSLDEYRYHESLVHPAMNGPHADVLVLGGGDGLALREILDYDDVEHVTLVDLDPAVVELARTRPAITELNEGAFDDERVDVVSADAFTWLRENGERFDVIVADMPDPDDVGTAKLYSVEFYTLARRAMAEGGRIAVQAGSPYFANEAYWSVERSMREAGLRSTPYNVDVPSFGNWGFLLAAEAQAPPAELPEEHPRTRFLDEATLRAAQVFPKDRRPTESLPSTLLHPRIIDYHREAWRGY; encoded by the coding sequence ATGTCGGACACCGCCACGGCGCCCGCCGCCGCGGGTTCCGAGGACCCGGGACCGCTGCGCATGCCGGTCCGGCCGCGCGCGGCCCGGTTCCTGGTGCTGCTGGCGGTCTTCGTGTGCGCCGCCTGCGGGCTGGTCTATGAGCTGGCGCTCGTCGCGCTCGGCAGCTACCTGCTCGGCAACACCATCACGCAGGCGTCGGTGGTGCTGTCGGTCATGGTCTTCGCGATGGGCGTCGGCTCGCTGGCGGCCAAGCGGCTGGCGCGGCGGCCGGCGTTCTTCTTCGCCGTGGTCGAAGGAGCACTGTCGCTGGTCGGCGGCCTGTCGGTGCTGCTGCTCTACGCCGCCTTCGCCTGGTTCTCGCTGTACCAGCCGGCGCTGGTGGCCATCGCCTTCGTCATCGGCGTCCTGATCGGCGCGGAGATCCCCCTGCTGATGACGATGATCCAGCGCATCCGCAGGCAGGACGCAGCCAGCGCGGTCGCCGACCTGTTCGCCGCCGACTACGTGGGCGGCCTGATCGGCGGCCTGGCCTTCCCGTTCCTGCTGCTGCCGCTGCTCGGGCTGCCCAAGGGCGCGCTGGTGGTCGGCGCGCTCAACGCGGTCGTGGGCGTGGCGGTCGTGCTGTGGCTGTTCCGGGGCGCTCTGAGCCGCCGGGGCCGGGTGCTCCTGTCCGCGGGGCTGGTCCTGGTGCTGGCCGGGCTGGGCACGGCCTTCGCCCTCTCCGAGCGCTTCGAGGTGGACGCGCGCCAGGCGCTCTACCGCGACCCGGTCGTCTACGCGCAGCGGTCGGACTACCAGGAGATCGTGCTCACCAGGAGCTTCGACGGCGTCGACACCCGGCTGTTCCTCAACGGGGACCTGCAGTTCTCCTCGCTGGACGAGTACCGCTACCACGAGTCGCTGGTACACCCGGCGATGAACGGCCCGCACGCCGACGTGCTGGTCCTGGGCGGGGGAGACGGGCTGGCCCTGCGCGAGATCCTGGACTACGACGACGTCGAGCACGTCACGCTGGTCGACCTGGACCCCGCCGTGGTCGAGCTCGCGCGCACCCGCCCCGCGATCACGGAACTTAACGAGGGCGCCTTCGACGACGAGCGGGTCGACGTGGTCAGCGCCGACGCCTTCACCTGGCTGCGCGAGAACGGCGAACGGTTCGACGTGATCGTCGCCGACATGCCCGACCCCGACGACGTCGGCACCGCCAAGCTGTACTCGGTGGAGTTCTACACCCTGGCCAGGCGGGCGATGGCCGAAGGCGGCCGGATCGCCGTGCAGGCCGGCTCGCCCTACTTCGCCAACGAGGCCTACTGGAGCGTCGAGCGCAGCATGCGCGAGGCCGGGCTGCGCTCGACCCCCTACAACGTGGACGTGCCGAGCTTCGGCAACTGGGGCTTCCTGCTGGCGGCCGAGGCGCAGGCCCCGCCGGCCGAGCTGCCCGAGGAGCACCCGCGGACGCGCTTCCTGGACGAGGCCACCCTGCGGGCGGCCCAGGTCTTCCCCAAGGACCGGCGGCCCACCGAGTCCCTGCCCTCCACCCTGCTGCACCCGCGCATCATCGACTACCACCGGGAGGCGTGGCGGGGGTACTGA
- a CDS encoding STAS domain-containing protein, protein MRIAASLPVRQHGRHLVITLPAEIDVCNRDEILDQLLPLLNSGPGSLVLDMSDTTFCDSAGVNLLIRIRHRARLLKRDVCVVAPHGAVRRVFEICGLDRALKIHRDPAGLPS, encoded by the coding sequence ATGCGTATCGCGGCCTCATTGCCGGTCCGACAGCACGGGCGGCACCTCGTCATCACGCTGCCCGCCGAAATCGATGTCTGCAACCGCGACGAGATCCTCGATCAGCTCCTGCCGCTGCTCAACTCCGGCCCCGGATCCCTCGTCCTGGACATGAGCGACACGACCTTCTGCGACTCCGCCGGGGTGAACCTGCTGATCCGCATCCGCCATCGTGCCCGGCTGCTGAAGCGCGACGTGTGCGTGGTCGCCCCGCACGGCGCCGTGCGCCGGGTCTTCGAGATCTGCGGCCTGGACCGCGCCCTCAAGATCCACCGCGACCCGGCCGGACTCCCGAGCTGA
- the egtB gene encoding ergothioneine biosynthesis protein EgtB, whose product MTDRPDEERLKQRIADELDGVRLRSHGLTVDALDEGELLKQHSPLMSPLVWDLAHVGNYEEQWLVRTAAGRQAIRPDIDALYDAFENPRAERIHLPLLTPREAQDYNAGVRARVLEALERADLGPGSPLLDGGFVYGMVIQHEHQHGETMLATHQLRTGDPVLPRLDDPGPPGPGAPPGAAEVLIEAGPFTMGTSDEPWAYDNERPAHTVDLPAYWIDTAAVTNAAYLEFMADGGYGEPRWWSRAGWEWRTRSGKRAPAFWRCEAGQWLRRRFGRVEQVPPDEPVQHVCFHEAQAYARWAGKRLPTEAEWEKAARHDPATGASHRFPWGHAEPDAHRANLGQRLLRPTPAAAFPAGASPHGVRQMIGDVWEWTSSDFRGYPGFRAFPYEEYSEVFFGAESKVLRGGSWATHPGAVRATFRNWDLPIRRQIFAGFRCARDAERL is encoded by the coding sequence ATGACCGATCGGCCCGACGAAGAACGGCTCAAGCAGCGCATCGCCGACGAACTCGACGGGGTCCGGCTGCGCAGCCACGGACTGACCGTCGACGCCCTCGACGAGGGGGAGCTCCTCAAGCAGCACTCGCCGCTGATGTCGCCGCTGGTGTGGGACCTCGCCCACGTCGGCAACTACGAGGAGCAGTGGCTGGTGCGGACCGCGGCCGGCCGGCAGGCGATCCGGCCCGACATCGACGCCCTCTACGACGCCTTCGAGAACCCCCGCGCCGAGCGGATCCACCTGCCCCTGCTGACCCCGCGCGAGGCCCAGGACTACAACGCCGGGGTGCGGGCCCGCGTGCTGGAGGCCCTGGAGCGGGCCGACCTCGGCCCGGGATCGCCGCTGCTGGACGGCGGCTTCGTCTACGGCATGGTCATCCAGCACGAGCACCAGCACGGCGAGACCATGCTGGCCACCCACCAGCTCCGCACCGGCGACCCGGTGCTGCCGCGGCTGGACGACCCCGGTCCGCCGGGGCCCGGGGCGCCGCCCGGGGCGGCCGAGGTGCTGATCGAGGCCGGCCCCTTCACCATGGGGACGAGCGACGAGCCGTGGGCCTACGACAACGAGCGCCCGGCCCACACCGTCGACCTCCCGGCGTACTGGATCGACACCGCGGCCGTCACCAACGCCGCCTACCTGGAGTTCATGGCCGACGGCGGGTACGGCGAGCCCCGCTGGTGGAGCCGCGCCGGCTGGGAGTGGCGCACCCGCTCGGGCAAGCGCGCGCCGGCCTTCTGGCGGTGCGAGGCCGGACAGTGGCTGCGCCGCAGGTTCGGGCGCGTGGAGCAGGTGCCGCCGGACGAGCCGGTGCAGCACGTCTGCTTCCACGAGGCGCAGGCCTACGCGCGCTGGGCCGGCAAGCGGCTGCCCACCGAGGCCGAGTGGGAGAAGGCGGCCCGCCACGACCCGGCGACCGGGGCCTCGCACCGCTTCCCCTGGGGCCACGCCGAGCCCGACGCGCACCGGGCCAACCTCGGCCAGCGCCTGCTGCGGCCCACGCCGGCCGCGGCGTTCCCCGCCGGGGCCTCGCCGCACGGCGTCCGCCAGATGATCGGCGACGTCTGGGAGTGGACCTCCAGCGACTTCCGCGGCTATCCGGGCTTCCGGGCCTTCCCCTACGAGGAGTACTCCGAGGTCTTCTTCGGCGCGGAGTCCAAGGTGCTGCGCGGCGGCTCCTGGGCCACCCACCCCGGCGCGGTGCGGGCGACGTTTCGCAACTGGGACCTCCCGATCCGCCGGCAGATCTTCGCCGGGTTCCGCTGCGCCCGCGACGCGGAGCGGCTCTGA